A single window of Danio rerio strain Tuebingen ecotype United States chromosome 15, GRCz12tu, whole genome shotgun sequence DNA harbors:
- the cldnf gene encoding claudin f, translated as MGRIAKEVAGQTLCFIGFVGICICCGIPMWRVTTYIGANIVTGQIVWDGLWMNCVMQSTGQMQCKIQDSIMNLTQDLQVARALVIISILIGFMGMLLTFIGGQCSSCLKNESSMAKVLILGGILCIVAGVLLLIPVCWSAAYTISDYVSVTTIQTQKRELGASIYVGWGASAFLLFGGIILCTSCPPRENIYPQYPGMYPYQGPVYGHQYAPSTVYKPYHPPVAYTPAPRQYL; from the coding sequence ATGGGAAGGATTGCTAAAGAAGTGGCCGGCCAGACCCTGTGCTTCATCGGTTTTGTGGGCATCTGCATCTGCTGTGGCATTCCCATGTGGCGGGTCACCACCTACATCGGCGCCAACATCGTGACAGGCCAGATCGTGTGGGACGGCCTGTGGATGAACTGCGTGATGCAGAGCACGGGACAGATGCAGTGCAAAATACAGGACTCCATCATGAACCTGACCCAGGATCTGCAGGTGGCGCGCGCACTGGTCATCATCTCCATACTGATCGGATTCATGGGCATGCTGCTGACGTTTATTGGTGGACAGTGCAGTAGCTGCCTGAAGAACGAGTCCTCCATGGCTAAAGTGCTCATTCTGGGAGGCATCCTGTGCATTGTTGCTGGAGTCCTGCTTCTGATTCCTGTGTGCTGGTCTGCGGCGTACACCATCTCCGATTATGTTAGTGTGACCACCATTCAGACGCAAAAGAGAGAGCTTGGAGCGTCTATATATGTCGGCTGGGGTGCTTCAGCGTTCCTGTTATTCGGAGGGATTATTCTGTGCACTTCTTGCCCACCCAGAGAAAATATCTACCCACAGTACCCAGGCATGTACCCGTACCAGGGACCGGTGTATGGGCATCAGTACGCTCCGAGTACAGTTTACAAACCGTATCATCCTCCTGTTGCTTATACACCTGCTCCAAGGCAATATCTTTAA
- the cldna gene encoding claudin a (The RefSeq protein has 1 substitution compared to this genomic sequence) translates to MVSAGLQMVGIALAVIGWIGVIVVCILPMWQVTAFIGQNIVTAQVTWEGIWMSCVVQSTGQMQCKVYDSMLALSSDLQAARALCIISILVGVVGILLAAAGGKCTTCIKEERAKAKVCVISGAIFIVAGVLCLIPVCWTANNIIRDFYNPMTNSAQKRELGASLFIGWGASALLIIGGSLLCANCPPQDQYKATYTARSGGTKGYV, encoded by the coding sequence ATGGTATCAGCAGGGCTGCAGATGGTGGGTATAGCCCTGGCAGTGATTGGCTGGATTGGGGTTATAGTGGTTTGCATTCTCCCCATGTGGCAAGTCACTGCTTTTATCGGACAGAACATCGTCACGGCGCAGGTTACCTGGGAAGGAATTTGGATGAGTTGCGTGGTGCAGAGCACCGGACAGATGCAGTGTAAAGTCTATGACTCCATGTTGGCTCTGAGCTCAGATCTTCAAGCCGCTCGAGCTTTGTGTATCATCTCCATCCTAGTCGGTGTTGTTGGAATCCTCCTCGCGGCGGCGGGAGGAAAATGCACCACCTGCATTGAAGAAGAACGTGCCAAGGCTAAAGTCTGCGTTATTTCTGGAGCCATCTTCATCGTGGCTGGAGTTCTGTGCTTGATTCCTGTTTGCTGGACTGCTAATAATATTATACGCGACTTCTACAACCCTATGACCAACAGCGCGCAAAAGAGGGAACTCGGAGCGTCGTTGTTTATTGGCTGGGGGGCTTCGGCGCTGTTGATTATTGGCGGGTCGTTGCTTTGTGCTAATTGCCCTCCACAAGACCAGTACAAGGCAACGTACACCGCTCGATCTGGAGGAACCAAGGGGTATGTCTGA